The following coding sequences are from one Chelonoidis abingdonii isolate Lonesome George chromosome 4, CheloAbing_2.0, whole genome shotgun sequence window:
- the LOC142045780 gene encoding LOW QUALITY PROTEIN: uncharacterized protein LOC142045780 (The sequence of the model RefSeq protein was modified relative to this genomic sequence to represent the inferred CDS: inserted 2 bases in 1 codon; substituted 1 base at 1 genomic stop codon), which yields MLRNYWALISLGYSGSTPHLIHQIELGKAELWIRDAENSRESSGPESPSRAGLRILGVLRTPSECGESMSGAQDPTADRRIHAQDAVCPCGKLSQILGLATHQRLSMGRCPHPCADCGKSFRQASILRIHCFTHTGERPHRCSHCGRGFAQSSNLRAHQRAHIGERPHRCADCGKGFSRSSHLRLHQCMHTGEWPHRCANCGKGFSSANTLTLHQRMHTGERPYHCADCGKSFAQSSNLRTHQRAHTGEXPHCCVDCGKGFSRSSNLRTHQQTHTGERQYCCANCSKKFSSANTLTLHQRTHTGERPDHCADCGKSFAESSKLRLHQRTHTGERPHHCADCGKSFAESSKLRLHQRTHTGERPHHCADCGKSFAESSKLRLHQRTHTGERPYGCADCGKGFAQSSNLRTHQRAHTGAQPHHSADCGKSFARSSDLRGHRRAHTGERPYCCADCGKSFSQSSSLRLHQRTHTGEQPHRCADCGKGFAQSSNLRTHQRAHTGAQPHHCADCGKGFSRSSSLRIHQRTHQGXQPHRCNNSTKNFSKTSALTKHQCTHARERTS from the exons ATGCTGAGGAATTACTGGGCCCTAATTTCCCTGG gctATTCAGGTTCCACACCACACTTAATCCACCAAATTGAGCTAGGGAAGGCAGAGCTCTGGATCCGGGATGCTGAGAACTCCAGGGAAAGCTCAGGGCCTGAGAGCCCCTCTCGAG CAGGGCTCAGGATCCTGGGGGTACTGAGGACACCGTCTGAGTGTGGGGAGAGCATGTCAGGAGCGCAGGATCCCACAGCTGACAGAAGGATCCATGCACAGGACGCAGTCTGTCCCTGCGGTAAACTCAGCCAGATACTAGGCCTGGCTACACACCAGAGACTCTCCATGGGCCGGTGTCCCCATCCCTGCGCTGACTGTGGCAAGAGCTTTAGGCAGGCCTCAATCCTGAGAATACACTGTTTTACACACACTGGGGAGCGGCCACACCGCTGCTCTCACTGTGGCAGGGGCTTTGCACAGAGCTCAAACCTGAGAGCACACCAGCGCGCACACATTGGGGAGCGACCACACCGCTGTGCTGACTGCGGGAAGGGCTTTTCACGGAGCTCACACCTGAGACTACATCAGTGCATGCACACGGGGGAGTGGCCGCATCGCTGTGCCAATTGTGGTAAGGGGTTCAGTAGTGCCAACACACTGACCTTGCACCAACGCATGCACACCGGGGAGCGACCGTACCACTGTGCTGACTGTGGGAAGAGCTTTGCACAGAGCTCAAACCTGAGAACACACCAGCGTGCACACACCGGGGAGTGACCACACTGCTGTGTTGACTGTGGGAAGGGCTTTTCACGGAGCTCAAACTTGAGAACACACCAGCAAACGCACACTGGGGAGCGGCAGTACTGCTGTGCCAACTGTAGTAAAAAGTTCAGTAGTGCCAACACACTGACACTGCACCAGCGCACGCACACTGGGGAGCGGCCGGACCACTGTGCTGACTGCGGGAAAAGCTTTGCAGAGAGCTCAAAGCTGAGACTACACCAGCGCACGCACACCGGGGAACGGCCGCACCACTGTGCTGACTGCGGGAAAAGCTTTGCAGAGAGCTCAAAGCTGAGACTACACCAGCGCACGCACACCGGGGAACGGCCGCACCACTGTGCTGACTGCGGGAAAAGTTTTGCAGAGAGCTCAAAGCTGAGACTGCACCAGCGCACGCACACCGGGGAGCGGCCGTATGGCTGTGCTGACTGCGGCAAGGGCTTTGCACAGAGCTCAAACCTGAGAACACACCAGCGCGCACACACCGGGGCGCAGCCACACCACAGTGCTGACTGCGGGAAGAGCTTTGCACGGAGCTCAGACCTGAGAGGACACCGGCGCGCACACACCGGGGAGCGGCCGTACTGCTGTGCTGACTGCGGGAAGAGCTTTTCACAGAGCTCAAGCCTGAGATTGCACCAGCGCACGCACACCGGGGAGCAGCCGCATCGCTGTGCTGACTGTGGCAAGGGCTTTGCACAGAGCTCAAATCTGAGAACACACCAGCGTGCACACACCGGGGCACAGCCACACCACTGTGCTGACTGCGGGAAGGGCTTTTCACGGAGCTCAAGCCTGAGAATACACCAGCGCACACATCAGGG GCAGCCACACCGTTGTAACAATTCTACTAAGAATTTCAGCAAAACCAGTGCACTGACCAAGCATCAGTGCACGCACGCTAGGGAGAGGACATCGTGA
- the LOC116825111 gene encoding LOW QUALITY PROTEIN: uncharacterized protein LOC116825111 (The sequence of the model RefSeq protein was modified relative to this genomic sequence to represent the inferred CDS: inserted 1 base in 1 codon; deleted 2 bases in 1 codon; substituted 1 base at 1 genomic stop codon) encodes MVMAAAGSVQLQVAFEDVALYFTREEWELLTQPEKQLYRDQMLRNYWTLLSLGSSGSKPDLIHRIEIGEAELWIRDAEGPRVNSGSESPLSAGLGILGGMRTQSECGESAAGTQDPMANRGIHVVAVPHWGKLNQRLLMDLRPHRCIDCSKKFSNPSALTQHQCIHTGERLYCCTDCGKSFAKSSALRTHQRTHTGERPYRCTDCGKGFAERSTLRTHQRAHTGERPHRCAYCGKGFAQFAHLKRHQRTHTGELPYNCTDCGKGFAQSSSLRIHQRTHTGERPHCCTDCGKSFAESSTLRIHQRTHTGERPYLCTDCGRSFSTSSILRRHRRTHTGEQPYHCNYCGKSFAQSSILRIHQRTHTGERPYLCAHCGKGFARSTYLRMHQDTHSGKQLHRCTDCKECFAQSSSLRKHQRTHSEEQPYRCADCGKSFAGSSKLRKHQRTHTGERPYHCTHCGKGFAESSKLRIHQRAHTGERPYHCTDCGKSFAVSSSLRAHQRTHTRERPHRCTDCGKSFAERSKLRIHHRTHTGERPYHCNDCGKGFAQSSTLRLHQRTHTGERPHCCTDCGKGFAQSSTLRIHQRTHTGEQPYHCDDCKKSFSNASTLTRHQRTHTGEQLYCCANCGNRFSNANKLIQVQHMHTGEWPDRXADCGKGFAHSSNLXIHQRAHTGERPFQCTVCRKSFAQS; translated from the exons ctccaggtggcgTTTGAGGACGTCGCTCTGTATTTCACCCGGGAGGAGTGGGAGCTCCTGAcccagccagagaagcagctgtaCCGGGACCAGATGCTGAGGAATTACTGGACCCTTCTTTCCCTGG GCTCTTCAGGTTCCAAACCAGACTTAATCCATCGGATCGAGATAGGGGAGGCAGAGCTCTGGATCCGGGATGCCGAGGGCCCCAGGGTAAACTCTGGATCTGAGAGCCCCCTCTCAG CAGGGCTCGGGATCCTGGGGGGAATGAGGACACAGTCTGAATGTGGGGAGAGCGCGGCAGGAACGCAGGATCCCATGGCCAACAGAGGGATCCATGTAGTCGCAGTCCCTCACTGGGGTAAACTCAACCAGAGACTCCTCATGGACCTGCGTCCCCATCGCTGCATTGACTGCAGCAAGAAGTTCAGCAACCCTTCTGCGCTGACCCAGCACCAGTGCATACACACGGGGGAGCGGCTGTACTGCTGCACTGACTGTGGCAAGAGCTTTGCAAAGAGCTCAGCTCTGAGAACACATCAGCGCACTCACACCGGGGAACGGCCGTATCGCTGCACTGACTGCGGAAAGGGCTTTGCAGAGAGGTCAACCCTGAGAACACACCAGCGCGCGCACACCGGGGAGCGGCCGCACCGCTGTGCTTACTGTGGCAAGGGCTTTGCACAGTTTGCACACCTGAAAAGACACCAGCGAACGCACACTGGGGAACTGCCATACAACTGTACCGACTGCGGCAAGGGCTTTGCGCAGAGCTCAAGCCTGAGAATACATCAGCGCACACACACCGGGGAGCGGCCGCACTGCTGCACCGACTGCGGCAAGAGCTTTGCAGAGAGCTCAACGCTTAGAATACACCAGCGCACGCACACCGGGGAGCGGCCGTATCTCTGCACCGACTGTGGCAGGAGCTTTTCAACGAGCTCAATACTAAGAAGACACCGGCGCACACACACTGGGGAGCAGCCATACCACTGCAATTACTGTGGCAAGAGCTTTGCACAGAGTTCAATACTGAGAATACACCAGCGCACACACACTGGGGAGCGGCCGTACCTCTGTGCTCACTGTGGCAAGGGCTTTGCACGGAGCACATACCTGAGAATGCACCAGGACACACACTCTGGGAAGCAGCTGCACCGTTGCACTGATTGCAAAGAGTGTTTTGCACAGAGCTCATCCCTGAGAAAACACCAGCGCACACACAGCGAGGAGCAGCCGTACCGTTGTGCTGACTGTGGCAAGAGCTTTGCGGGGAGCTCAAAGCTGAGAAAACATCAGCGCACACACACCGGGGAGCGGCCATACCACTGCACCCACTGTGGCAAGGGCTTTGCAGAGAGCTCAAAGCTGAGAATACACCAGCGCGCGCACACCGGGGAGCGGCCGTACCACTGCACCGACTGTGGCAAGAGCTTTGCAGTAAGCTCAAGCCTGAGAGCACATCAGCGTACGCACACCAGGGAGCGGCCGCACCGCTGCACCGACTGTGGCAAGAGCTTTGCAGAGAGGTCAAAGCTGAGAATACACCATCGCACGCACACCGGGGAGCGGCCATATCACTGCAACGACTGTGGCAAGGGCTTTGCCCAGAGCTCAACCCTGAGACTACACCAGCGCACGCACACCGGGGAGCGGCCGCACTGCTGCACCGACTGTGGCAAGGGCTTTGCCCAGAGCTCAACTCTGAGGATACACCAGCGCACACACACAGGGGAGCAGCCGTACCACTGTGACGATTGCAAGAAAAGCTTCAGCAATGCAAGTACGCTGACCAGACatcagcgc acacacaccggGGAGCAGCTGTACTGCTGTGCCAACTGTGGTAATAGATTCAGCAACGCCAACAAGCTGATCCAGGTCCAGCACATGCACACCGGGGAGTGGCCAGACC TCGCTGACTGCGGCAAGGGCTTTGCACACAGCTCAAACCTCTGAATACATCAGCGCGCACACACTGGGGAACGGCCATTCCAATGCACTGTCTGCAGAAAAAGCTTTGCACAGAGCTAA